A DNA window from Drosophila pseudoobscura strain MV-25-SWS-2005 chromosome 2, UCI_Dpse_MV25, whole genome shotgun sequence contains the following coding sequences:
- the NSD gene encoding probable histone-lysine N-methyltransferase Mes-4, with product MKISAGAHSETDGVGAQSNLSFNADGTATGDAAAGNAESVASQITEHPEKAKEKRRKRSKIVAHDGDSVTELTENDLNGYLSPKNAPFAIKKQQRLSGLNRKRDLINLQSALSPKYIGFANANSPTPLSDSDDTVRTTRRRFTQAAALNSSNNNNHCELQPRDNDAATESPKTLEGTPLLDRGDSKNYISPIDKLLMKNGASSPNSTGFETDPEDVAPLAARLSLRRKLKRAAKTSPQEDRTEEAATTEMMEQIETTTEMEKKTEEEATTEMEKRTEEAATTEMVKKEEPTLGAENQTEEANEKIEKQNEESTSEMVEPPEKVPSVKEEPMEITDLQPKEVSDAKIEDAVPLSTDGNSESESRASSCDVVSSSSISLSNENAQDLPGEPTDTSSKTIESTDEPNDPDPDPDPDSESGFALPAATSTDMKSPGELSPTAFRQPEDNGYVKSPSSVSLDSAKGLSIVTDPGWGTYQVGDLYWGKVFSYCFWPCMVCPDPYGQIVGNLPAHPQRTSTDNAPLPIQVHVRFFADSGRRNWIKPENLLIFAGLKVYEEQREEVRIKYGNRSGKYRTMVPKRTKLDVWRQAIDEAQLVAEVPYPERLEKFYQIYESVVTINKQKRKRTNSMTTQDTSDVGSSLYDSTDNLHAKAHLQLMNVKRERSVTPVSPAFSPVKKSQMRTKRRKLSKGAEAETGGGTVPSESVAGAEKNTTPSNSGGIYENPEFRQLFDAIQEYVMVYRHDEKVEKVLRAVVGNIWSLKQLQLRELERELAYGEMDQEQLGSAVVERERGTGTTQRLSNRLKTLVERRSRTPVVTPSGTPTPTASSTIGGAEMRLSEISKPKKPVNRPIEEVVEDIFQLDSKYLFRGLPRGTVCKYCFKPGSNLLQCSRTCHSWMHADCLESKRNGLAASKKEGMKLKALEDVSTASSTTPPVPAAEHITGDAPDALATIATAAPTAPTLEVICHECNVNGEASCCICLQVLPPAHPSPSPGSPLKEGSSEAKEATPVDGTMIMCGQNLCGRQYHAGCCKYWPQAIASSSLTRCPLHVCHTCVSDNPRKFLPVGSSKLTRCVKCPASYHQDSRCIPAGSRMLTTTNLICPRHNVAKTDAHLNVLWCFICVKGGELLCCETCPIAVHAGCRKVPIKKHENYICEECESGRLPLYGEIVWAKFNNFRWWPAIILPPTEIPNNILKKAHGESEFVVRFFGTHDHGWIPRRRVYLYIEGDTGEKLKPRSQLHRKFYNGIEEATRFMKITKARRHEQMVARGIKVNPPPYVKIRINKAVPPVKFITNSEEHSTCDCRPEDEHPCGANSNCLNRMLFNECHPEYCRCGDRCENRMFETRKSPRMDVVYMNARGFGLVCREPIAEGDFIIEYVGEVINQEEFQRRMLRKQKDRDENFYFLGVEKEFIIDAGPKGNLARFMNHSCEPNCTSQKWTVNCTNRVGLFAIQDIPAETELTFNYLWDDLLNDKKKACYCGSERCSGEIGGKLKDKPSNVKLKQQQRSRGAAIRIHVPPAKKGKKSVPKIKHVSADDELEEAKKNQ from the exons ATGAAGATAAGTGCGGGTGCACACTCGGAAACGGATGGTGTGGGTGCCCAATCCAATTTATCGTTCAATGCTGATGGTACAGCTACCGGGGACGCGGCTGCAGGCAACGCCGAGTCCGTAGCATCCCAGATAACGGAGCATCCAGAAAAGGCAAAGGAGAAGCGTAGAAAACGCAGCAAAATTGTGGCTCATGATGGCGACTCTGTGACAGAGTTGACCGAAAACGACTTGAATGGCTATTTGAGTCCGAAAAACGCGCCATTCGCCATAAAAAAACAGCAGCGTCTCTCAGGGTTGAACA GAAAGCgcgatttaattaatttgcagtcGGCATTGAGCCCCAAATACATTGGCTTTGCGAATGCCAACTCCCCGACGCCATTGTCCGACTCGGACGACACTGTGCGCACAACGCGTCGTCGCTTCACTCAAGCAGCAGCcctcaacagcagcaacaacaacaaccactgcGAGCTGCAGCCCAGGGACAATGACGCGGCAACAGAATCACCAAAGACCTTGGAAGGGACACCGCTGCTAGATCGCGGCGATAGCAAAAACTACATAAGCCCCATCGATAAGCTTCTAATGAAAAATGGCGCCAGCTCGCCAAACAGCACAGGCTTCGAAACAGATCCTGAAGACGTGGCACCACTAGCCGCCCGCCTGAGTCTGAGACGTAAACTGAAGCGGGCTGCAAAAACGAGTCCGCAGGAAGATCGGACAGAGGAAGCAGCGACTACAGAGATGATGGAACAGATAGAGACGACTACAGAGATGGAAAAGAAGACAGAAGAAGAAGCGACTACAGAGATGGAAAAGCGGACAGAGGAAGCAGCGACTACAGAGATGGttaaaaaagaagaaccaaCTCTAGGCGCGGAAAATCAGACAGAGGAAGCAAatgaaaaaattgaaaaacaaaatgaagaatCTACTTCTGAGATGGTAGAGCCCCCAGAGAAAGTTCCTTCTGTGAAGGAAGAACCAATGGAAATAACCGATTTACAACCAAAAGAAGTCTCCGATGCTAAAATCGAAGACGCCGTCCCCCTCAGCACGGATGGAAACTCCGAGTCGGAGTCTCGGGCTTCTTCCTGCGATGTGGTCAGTAGCAGCAGTATTTCGTTGAGCAACGAAAACGCACAAGACTTGCCTGGCGAGCCTACCGATACGAGTAGCAAAACCATTGAGTCCACTGACGAACCGAACGACCCTGACCCTGACCCTGACCCAGACTCTGAATCGGGGTTTGCCTTGCCAGCGGCAACATCAACAGACATGAAATCCCCTGGGGAGCTGAGCCCGACAGCCTTCCGGCAGCCCGAGGACAACGGATACGTGAAGTCGCCATCTTCGGTGAGCCTGGACAGCGCCAAGGGTTTGTCCATAGTCACGGATCCGGGCTGGGGCACCTATCAGGTGGGTGATCTGTATTGGGGAAAGGTATTTTCGTACTGCTTCTGGCCGTGTATGGTGTGCCCGGATCCGTATGGTCAGATTGTGGGCAACCTTCCGGCCCATCCGCAGCGCACATCGACGGACAACGCCCCCTTGCCCATCCAGGTGCATGTGCGCTTCTTTGCCGACAGCGGGCGGCGCAACTGGATTAAGCCCGAGAATCTCCTTATCTTTGCCGGCCTCAAGGTATACGAGGAGCAGCGCGAGGAGGTGCGCATCAAGTATGGCAACAGGAGCGGCAAGTACCGCACCATGGTGCCCAAGCGGACGAAACTAGATGTCTGGCGGCAGGCCATCGACGAGGCCCAGCTGGTGGCGGAAGTGCCCTACCCCGAGCGACTCGAGAAATTCTATCAGATTTATGAGAGCGTTGT AACCATTaacaaacagaaacggaaGCGCACCAACTCCATGACGACGCAGGACACGTCGGATGTGGGTAGCAGCCTGTACGACTCCACAGACAACTTGCATGCCAAGGCCCATCTGCAGCTGATGAACGTGAAACGCGAGCGCTCAGTGACGCCCGTAAGTCCCGCCTTCTCGCCCGTCAAGAAGAGTCAGATGCGTACCAAGCGACGAAAGCTGAGCAAAGGAGCTGAGGCGGAGACTGGCGGCGGCACCGTGCCATCGGAAAGTGTGGCAGGCGCGGAGAAGAATACCACTCCCTCCAATTCGGGGGGCATCTATGAGAATCCAGAGTTTCGTCAGCTATTCGATGCGATCCAGGAATATGTGATGGTCTATCGTCACGACGAGAAAGTAGAAAAGGTGCTTCGGGCCGTTGTGGGCAATATCTGGTCATTGAAGCAGCTCCAGTTGCGCGAACTAGAGCGAGAGTTGGCCTACGGCGAAATGGATCAGGAACAGCTTGGATCGGCAGTCGTTGAACGGGAACGCGGCACCGGCACCACCCAGCGGCTGTCCAATCGCCTGAAAACGCTGGTGGAGCGAAGAAGCCGTACACCAGTGGTTACGCCCAGTGGTACGCCGACACCCACCGCCAGCAGCACCATCGGTGGGGCGGAGATGCGTCTTTCGGAAATTTCCAAGCCGAAAAAGCCAGTGAATCGGCCCATCGAGGAGGTGGTCGAAGATATATTCCAGCTGGACAGCAAGTACCTATTCCGCGGCCTCCCCCGCGGCACCGTCTGTAAATATTGCTTCAAACCCGGCTCGAATCTGCTGCAGTGCTCGCGGACCTGCCACAGTTGGATGCATGCCGATTGCCTGGAGAGCAAGAGGAATGGCCTGGCCGCATCCAAAAAGGAAGGAATGAAGCTTAAAGCTTTGGAAGATGTGTCTACAGCCTCCTCCACCACGCCGCCCGTTCCCGCAGCGGAGCACATAACAGGCGATGCGCCGGACGCTTTAGCCACTATCGCTACTGCTGCACCGACTGCTCCCACCTTAGAAGTGATCTGCCATGAGTGCAATGTGAACGGAGAAGCAAGCTGTTGCATTTGCCTTCAGGTGTTGCCGCCCGCACACCCCTCGCCGTCCCCCGGCTCGCCGCTGAAAGAAGGCTCAAGCGAGGCAAAGGAAGCCACGCCAGTGGACGGCACGATGATAATGTGTGGCCAAAACCTGTGCGGCCGCCAATACCACGCCGGATGCTGCAAATACTGGCCACAGGCGATCGCCAGCAGCTCACTGACCCGCTGCCCCCTGCACGTTTGCCACACGTGCGTCTCGGACAATCCCCGTAAATTCCTACCGGTGGGCAGCAGCAAGCTTACGCGCTGCGTCAAATGCCCAGCCTCGTACCATCAGGACTCGCGCTGCATACCCGCCGGCAGCCGGATGCTGACCACCACGAACCTCATCTGCCCGCGACACAATGTGGCCAAGACCGATGCCCACTTGAATGTCCTGTGGTGCTTCATCTGCGTCAAGGGCGGGGAGCTGCTGTGCTGCGAGACCTGTCCCATTGCCGTGCACGCGGGCTGTCGCAAGGTACCGATCAAAAAGCACGAGAACTACATCTGCGAGGAGTGCGAGAGTGGACGACTGCCGCTCTATGGGGAGATCGTTTGGGCCAAATTCAACAACTTTCGCTGGTGGCCGGCCATTATCCTGCCGCCCACGGAGATACCGAACAACATTCTCAAAAAGGCCCACGGCGAGAGCGAGTTTGTGGTGCGATTCTTCGGCACCCACGATCACGGATGGATACCACGACGACGTGTCTACCTGTATATCGAGGGCGACACTGGGGAGAAGCTGAAGCCCAGGTCGCAGCTGCACCGAAAATTCTATAACGGCATTGAGGAGGCCACGCGATTTATGAAAATCACCAAGGCCAGGCGCCACGAGCAGATGGTGGCTCGCGGTATTAAGGTGAATCCGCCACCATATGTGAAAATCAGGATCAACAAGGCAGTGCCGCCAGTGAAGTTCATCACGAATTCGGAGGAACACAGCACATGTGATTGCCGGCCCGAGGATGAGCATCCGTGCGGCGCCAACTCCAACTGCCTCAATCGGATGCTGTTCAACGAATGCCATCCGGAGTACTGTCGGTGCGGCGACCGATGCGAAAATCGCATGTTTGAGACCCGCAAATCGCCCCGCATGGATGTGGTCTATATGAATGCCCGTGGATTCGGGCTTGTCTGTCGTGAGCCCATCGCCGAGGGCGATTTCATCATCGAGTATGTGGGGGAGGTGATCAATCAAGAGGAGTTCCAACGGCGCATGCTCCGGAAGCAAAAGGATCGCGACGAGAACTTCTACTTCCTTGGCGTTGAGAAGGAGTTCATTATCGATGCCGGCCCAAAGGGAAACCTGGCCCGCTTCATGAATCACTCATGCGAGCCCAA